One genomic segment of Micromonospora sp. WMMC415 includes these proteins:
- a CDS encoding DUF3000 domain-containing protein — MAPPIALPETFARAVAGLRSAAPRAEILLEEVGAPQRLAPYAFALSATVLRDGDEVATGRLILLHDPAGHEAWQGTLRLVTYVTAEMEVDLAADPLLPGVGWTWLTDALDVQGAQHRAIGGTVTQTMSTRFGELAGPPAAGDIEIRASWTPLDDDLAPHLYAWCTLLASTAGLPPPGVTALPTPHRTSPS, encoded by the coding sequence ATGGCCCCCCCGATCGCGCTCCCGGAGACCTTCGCCCGCGCGGTCGCCGGGCTCCGGTCCGCGGCGCCCCGGGCGGAGATCCTGCTCGAGGAGGTGGGGGCACCGCAGCGGCTCGCGCCGTACGCGTTCGCGCTCTCCGCCACCGTGCTGCGCGACGGTGACGAGGTGGCCACCGGCCGGCTGATCCTGCTGCACGACCCGGCGGGGCACGAGGCGTGGCAGGGCACACTGCGCCTGGTCACGTACGTGACCGCCGAGATGGAGGTCGACCTGGCCGCCGACCCGCTGCTGCCCGGGGTCGGTTGGACGTGGCTGACCGACGCCCTCGATGTGCAGGGCGCCCAACACCGGGCGATCGGCGGCACGGTCACCCAGACCATGTCGACCCGGTTCGGCGAGCTGGCAGGGCCGCCCGCGGCGGGCGACATCGAGATCCGCGCCTCCTGGACGCCGCTCGACGACGACCTGGCCCCCCACCTGTACGCCTGGTGCACCCTCCTCGCCTCGACGGCCGGCCTGCCACCACCCGGCGTCACCGCCCTGCCGACCCCACACCGCACCTCCCCGTCCTGA
- a CDS encoding ribonuclease D, producing MTDEPPLRRRAAESRPGDTPHHPPSALPVPEGAGAHPTAGGPVPPTDSAARPEDAPADGPVPLTAPRDGTPEPVTTPEELEEVLARFAAGTGPVALDAERASGYRYSQRAYLVQLRRAGAGTALIDPLPLADLTALDEVIGEAEWVLHAASQDLPCLAELGLRPRRLFDTELAARLAGFERVGLAALTEQLLGFSLEKHHSAADWSSRPLPESWLTYAALDVELLVELRDALDAELSRQGKSEWAAEEFAAVIRNGTRPPRVRAEPWRRTSGIHRVRGARAQARVRSLWYARDQIAARRDAAPGRVLPDSAIVAAAELDPKDEKTLLTLPGFGGRSVRRLARTWLAALDDARKLPDDALPVAPAVEGPPPPHRWAERDPVAAARLARCREVVVQVAGAHTLPPENLIAPDSVRRLAWVPPEDVTDGTVAETLRGLGAREWQIHLLLPALTKALIDPPPAPWPG from the coding sequence GTGACCGACGAACCACCCCTGCGCCGTCGGGCCGCCGAAAGTCGTCCGGGAGACACACCGCACCACCCGCCGTCGGCCCTGCCAGTGCCGGAGGGAGCGGGGGCCCACCCGACCGCCGGCGGGCCCGTGCCGCCGACCGACTCCGCCGCCCGCCCCGAGGACGCCCCCGCCGACGGACCGGTGCCGCTGACCGCCCCACGCGACGGCACGCCCGAGCCGGTGACCACGCCGGAAGAACTCGAGGAGGTCCTGGCCCGCTTCGCCGCGGGGACCGGCCCGGTGGCCCTGGACGCCGAACGCGCCTCCGGATACCGCTACAGCCAGCGCGCCTACCTGGTGCAGCTCCGCCGCGCGGGCGCCGGCACGGCGCTGATCGACCCGCTCCCGCTGGCCGACCTGACCGCGCTCGACGAGGTCATCGGCGAGGCCGAGTGGGTGCTGCACGCGGCCAGCCAGGATTTGCCCTGCCTGGCGGAGCTGGGGCTGCGTCCCCGGCGCCTCTTCGACACCGAACTCGCCGCCCGGCTGGCCGGCTTCGAGCGGGTCGGCCTCGCCGCGCTCACCGAGCAGCTACTCGGTTTCAGCCTGGAGAAGCACCACTCGGCGGCGGACTGGTCGAGCCGGCCGCTGCCGGAGTCCTGGCTGACGTACGCCGCGCTGGACGTGGAGTTGCTGGTCGAGCTGCGTGACGCGCTCGACGCCGAGCTGTCCCGGCAGGGCAAGTCCGAGTGGGCGGCCGAGGAGTTCGCCGCGGTGATCCGCAACGGCACCCGCCCACCCCGGGTCCGCGCCGAGCCATGGCGCCGCACGTCCGGCATCCATCGCGTACGCGGCGCCCGGGCGCAGGCCCGGGTCCGGTCCCTGTGGTACGCGCGGGACCAGATCGCCGCCCGCCGCGACGCCGCCCCGGGGCGGGTGCTGCCGGACTCGGCGATCGTCGCCGCCGCGGAGTTGGACCCGAAGGACGAGAAGACCCTGCTCACGCTCCCCGGTTTCGGCGGCCGGTCGGTGCGTCGGCTGGCCCGCACCTGGTTGGCCGCGCTCGACGACGCCCGGAAGCTGCCCGACGACGCGCTGCCGGTCGCGCCGGCGGTCGAGGGCCCGCCGCCACCGCACCGGTGGGCCGAGCGGGACCCGGTGGCCGCCGCCCGGTTGGCCCGCTGCCGGGAGGTGGTCGTCCAGGTCGCCGGCGCGCACACGCTCCCGCCGGAGAACCTGATCGCCCCCGACTCGGTGCGCCGCCTCGCCTGGGTCCCCCCGGAGGACGTCACCGACGGGACGGTGGCGGAGACCCTTCGCGGCCTCGGCGCCCGGGAGTGGCAGATCCACCTTCTCCTCCCGGCCCTGACCAAGGCGCTGATCGACCCACCGCCCGCTCCCTGGCCCGGTTGA